A window of Lytechinus pictus isolate F3 Inbred chromosome 7, Lp3.0, whole genome shotgun sequence contains these coding sequences:
- the LOC135154606 gene encoding uncharacterized protein LOC135154606 has product MFHQVRVTPTHTDALRFLWWENGNTDTTHKTYKMQVHLFGATSSPSCAGFALQRTEEDNRQDFEPEVCQIVKDNFYVDDCLKSVRSTEEAIRLIPQLCSLLRKGGFRLTKWVSNDKEVLEIVPPTERAASVVDLDLDHLPIERTLSVLWNMDSDMFSFKVSPKDVPATRRGILSATSSLYDPIGFVAPFTVNAKLLLQDLCAQGLAWDEKIKDQDLQRWRAWLAELPELTSVHIPRCFKPSDFKDPVYDLHVFRDASERAYAACAYLRIEDSGRTHSALVMGKTRLCPLKKMTVPRLELSAAVLAVKLGRTIMEELRLPVRSVTYWTDSTSVLLYIRNTSRRFRTFVANRVAVIQEKSDTSQWRHVDTKSNPADDGSRGLHAGQLSRWIQ; this is encoded by the coding sequence ATGTTCCACCAAGTGAGGGTCACACCCACCCACACTGATGCGCTCAGATTCTTGTGGTGGGAGAACGGCAACACGGACACGACACATAAGACGTACAAGATGCAAGTCCATCTGTTTGGAGCGACTTCGTCTCCAAGCTGTGCAGGCTTTGCACTCCAAAGGACTGAGGAAGACAACAGGCAGGACTTTGAGCCAGAAGTTTGTCAGATAGTCAAGGACAATTTCTATGTCGATGACTGCCTGAAGTCTGTTCGCTCTACAGAGGAAGCGATAAGGCTCATTCCTCAGTTATGCAGCCTACTAAGAAAAGGAGGATTCAGACTAACAAAGTGGGTCAGCAATGACAAGGAAGTGTTAGAAATAGTCCCTCCTACAGAAAGGGCTGCATCGGTAGTTGATCTAGATTTGGATCATCTTCCAATAGAGAGAACACTTAGTGTCTTATGGAACATGGACTCTGACATGTTTAGCTTCAAGGTTTCTCCCAAGGACGTACCAGCAACAAGAAGGGGTATACTGTCCGCCACAAGCTCCTTGTATGATCCAATTGGATTTGTGGCACCTTTCACAGTAAATGCAAAGCTTCTTTTGCAGGATCTTTGCGCCCAAGGTCTTGCATGGGACGAGAAGATCAAGGACCAGGACTTGCAACGCTGGCGAGCCTGGCTGGCTGAGTTACCAGAGTTAACCTCAGTACACATCCCCAGATGTTTCAAGCCATCTGACTTCAAGGACCCTGTCTATGATCTCCATGTGTTCCGTGATGCGTCAGAAAGAGCATATGCAGCATGTGCCTATCTACGGATAGAGGATTCTGGTCGCACCCACAGTGCACTTGTGATGGGGAAGACAAGACTTTGTCCTCTGAAGAAGATGACAGTTCCCAGATTGGAGCTGTCAGCAGCAGTACTAGCGGTAAAGCTGGGTCGAACCATCATGGAAGAACTCAGGCTACCAGTGAGAAGCGTCACATACTGGACTGACTCTACCTCAGTGCTGCTGTACATAAGGAATACCAGCAGGAGATTCCGTACATTTGTAGCAAACAGAGTAGCTGTCATTCAAGAAAAGAGTGACACTTCACAGTGGCGCCACGTTGATACCAAGAGCAATCCAGCAGATGATGGCTCAAGAGGATTGCATGCAGGACAACTATCAAGATGGATCCAATGA
- the LOC129266050 gene encoding sphingomyelinase C 2-like, translating to MGRNERFQLMATLNLLFFVALTAATGQTQNCDVDERQPTVWLGDEDDANFCDASAEHCDHFGLDFVCEDPSGGSLTPCINGTKVKCASPPAVPLTDPTPATTIRVLVYNVFELRYLYWQSGQRERTCRIPHKFFSMHPDIDVIVFNEVFMGGCFAPFNDTIETSTLTMRDIMDQYGFIYYTDTVGIGEPFPKVENGGAFVASRWPIVKTDSRVFDISEPYSWMAKGVVYTMINKTVAGQSVMYHIFGTHMQAFRTPNADYVRVAQATIIHDFMLEQDIGDDEPVIYGGDLNARLNTTNGDDVVDALDATLPTIIGELNVTYDHENNDVFDENNDTNWWLDYVLYSRSHIQPEAATIQVVRPRMSTPLEICSTAISPIPSYPNSQFCTERKNITDLSDHYAVLGTFHYNMESPPATATEYPHTTDSSVGCCIHNILVALTIVMGLVLK from the exons ATGGGACGAAATGAACGATTTCAACTTATGGCCACATTGAATCTTTTATTCTTTGTAGCTTTGACAGCTGCTACAG GTCAGACTCAAAATTGCGATGTTGATGAGAGACAGCCAACGGTATGGTTGG gtgatgaagatgatgcaAACTTCTGTGATGCCAGCGCCGAGCATTGTGATCACTTTGGTCTTGATTTCGTTTGTGAGGATCCGAGTGGAGGATCACTTACACCTTGTATCAATGGGACCAAAGTGAAGTGCGCATCACCACCTGCTGTACCCCTGACTGATCCCACTCCTGCCACCACTATAAGAGTTCTTGTATACAACGTCTTTGAGCTACGTTATCTCTATTGGCAAAGTGGCCAACGAGAAAGAACATGCCGTATTCCACATAAGTTTTTCAGTATGCATCCAGATATTGATGTCATCGTTTTCAACGAAGTCTTCATGGGAGGTTGCTTTGCCCCCTTCAACGATACCATCGAAACAAGTACCCTTACCATGCGTGACATCATGGACCAATATGGGTTCATCTATTACACAGATACCGTTGGCATTGGCGAACCTTTCCCTAAAGTTGAGAATGGTGGAGCGTTCGTTGCTTCTAGGTGGCCCATTGTCAAAACTGATTCCCGGGTTTTCGACATATCCGAACCATATTCGTGGATGGCTAAAGGAGTTGTGTACACCATGATCAATAAAACTGTTGCTGGACAGAGTGTTATGTACCATATCTTTGGAACTCATATGCAAGCTTTCCGAACCCCGAATGCAGACTATGTTCGAGTTGCCCAAGCTACTATCATTCATGACTTCATGCTGGAGCAAGACATCGGTGATGACGAACCCGTTATTTATGGAGGTGACCTGAATGCAAGACTGAACACAACCAATGGCGATGACGTCGTTGACGCTCTTGACGCCACACTTCCTACGATCATCGGTGAACTCAATGTCACATACGATCACGAGAACAATGATGTTTTTGACGAAAATAACGATACGAACTGGTGGTTGGACTATGTCTTGTATAGTCGATCCCACATTCAACCTGAAGCTGCTACAATACAGGTCGTTAGGCCTAGGATGTCTACTCCTTTAGAGATTTGCTCGACGGCAATATCCCCGATTCCAAGCTACCCTAATTCTCAATTTTGCACTGAACGAAAGAATATTACAGACCTATCTGATCACTATGCTGTGTTGGGTACTTTTCATTATAACATGGAATCCCCTCCAGCAACTGCTACGGAATATCCGCATACGACTGATTCGAGTGTTGGTTGTTGCATTCATAACATCTTGGTAGCACTTACCATTGTGATGGGACTCGTTTTGAAATAG